A segment of the Parasphingopyxis algicola genome:
CACACGACATTCACCGGCCCGCCCTCGCGCGCGACGAAATCGAACAATCGCAACATCTTGTCGAGAACCAGCAACATGGCCGCGATGACCAGCGTCGCGACGAGCGGCACGATGATCAGCCGGAACATATAGCGGTCGGTGGCAGTGAAAATTTGCAAAGTTCAGACGCTCCGTGACCATAATTTGGCCGCAAGCATTGGGGATATCTGACAGAAATAGGGGATTAGTTTGAATTTTGCCATGCCTGATCCGGGCAAACAGGCCTTGGCAAATATGTTGGAGTTGGTTTCAATGCTGAAAAGCACGATTATCCCTGCGGCCGCTGCCCTGCCCATGGCCGCTTTCGCAACTGCAGCCGATGCGGGCACGCGCGTGCCCAACGACCTGTCGCAATGCCGCGCCGGGGCATCGGGATCGGCGGCGCTGGTGCGCGTCGTCGGTTTTCGCGACGATAACGGCCGGGTGCGCGTCCAGTCCTACCAGGGCGACAATAACTGGCTCGAACGCGGCCAGTGGCTGCACCGGGTCGATATTCCCGTCCAGCCCACCAATCGCAACATGACCGTGTGTCTGCCGTTGCCCGGCCCGGGCACGTACGGGATCGCGGTTCGCCATGACAGCAACGGCAATAACCGGTCGGACCGGCGCGATGGCGGCGGCTTTTCGGGCAATCCCGACCTGTCCTTCCCGTTCAACCTCGAGCCCGATTACGATGAAGTCGCGTTTCGCGCCGGCAACGGGGTCACCCGGATAACCGTCGTCCTCAATTACATGCAGGGCACGGCGGTGGAGCCGATCGGCTAACCCGATGGTCTGCGTCGCCCTTCTCTCCAATCCCCGGTCGACGGGAAATGTCGCGATGTTGCCGCGCATCCGGAAGTTCTGCGCGCAACGATCCGACATCTTCCATTACGAGGTCGAGGATGTGAGCCAGATCGGCGACGCGCTC
Coding sequences within it:
- a CDS encoding DUF2141 domain-containing protein: MLKSTIIPAAAALPMAAFATAADAGTRVPNDLSQCRAGASGSAALVRVVGFRDDNGRVRVQSYQGDNNWLERGQWLHRVDIPVQPTNRNMTVCLPLPGPGTYGIAVRHDSNGNNRSDRRDGGGFSGNPDLSFPFNLEPDYDEVAFRAGNGVTRITVVLNYMQGTAVEPIG